In Gaiellales bacterium, the genomic stretch GCGGCGCACGCCGTGCGCGCCGCGGGCCGGGAGAGGTCGCGGCCGACCTCGGCCAGCACGGCCGTCGCGACGACGGCGTCCTGGTGCTGGCCGAGGACGTCCTGGAGCGCCTTCGCCCGCTTCGCGTAGCGCCGCGCCTTCCTGTCGCCGCCGGCGGCGGCCAGCTCGGCGGCATAGCGGCCGTTCCGCACCGCGCGGCGAAGCGCATGCAGCTGGGCGTCGGTCGGCAGTTCGGGCAGCTTGCGCACGATCCTGCGGGCCCGGCGATGCTCGCGCCGGACTCCACGGCGGAGCGAGCCCGATCCGGCGAAGCGCGGGTTGGCGACGGCGCCCTCGACCCGGTTCAGCGTGCTGACGTACCAGGGCTCCGAGAGCTCCGCGAGCAGCTCCGTCTGAGCACGGGCGCGACGTGCATGAAGCGCCTCGACCACGCCGGCAGCTCCCCGCCGCTCGCGCTCCGGAAGGCGCTTTCGATCGTCCTCGATCTGCGCGATCAGCACGTCCAGGTCGCGGGCCGGCGCGAGCGTCCGGCCGACCCGCTTGAGCGCCCCGCGCAGGTCGTCAGCCCAGGTGCGGTCGAGCAGCGGCCTGCCGGCGCGGAGCTGCGCCCGCAGCCGCCGGACCGCGCTGCGGTGGTCGTGCAGCTCCTCGGGATCCACGCCGAGCCGGGTCCCCGGATCGTGCGCGAGGAGCTCCGCGTACTGCTCGAGGAGCCCGCGTGCCAGCACCCGCCGGGCGCCCTTGGCCTTCACCTTGACGCCGGAGCGGGGCCGTCCGCCGAGCGCCCGGAACACCTTCGACGGCGCGTCGGATGGGCGCGCCCCGGCCTCGATGAACAGCCGTTCGAGGCGCTCGAGGTCGTGCTGGTCGCCGTCGACGAGCTCCACCTCGATCTCCTCGAACCGGTCGACGACGGCGTCGTCGGCGAGGACGTCCACGCGGTCGTCGACGACCTCGGCGATGTCGACGCCTCCGTCCGTCACGACGACTCCCGACCGCTCCGTGCGCAGGGTCGCGACCGCGACGAATGGCCGGCCGCGGGTGTGCGCGACGAGCAACGCCTTCACCTCGCCCGGCACGCGCCGGCTGGGCGCGGGCCACTCGAGCTCCTCCCGGGCCGCATCATGCGGCAGCTTGAGCTGCCAGACGGTCTCCTCATCCGAGAGTCGCAGCCGAAGCGTGATCCCCGCCCGCGCGAGCCGCAGGTCGTCCGTGTCGTGATAGATCGAGGTCAGCGTCCGGTCCGGGATCGGACGTCCGTCGAGCTCGACCCTGCGCAAGCCGGGCCCGGGACGCAGCTTCACCTCGCGTTCGGTCCCCGCCTTCATGCGGGGGCGTTACCAGGCTCCCGCCGGAGCCA encodes the following:
- a CDS encoding CYTH and CHAD domain-containing protein, which translates into the protein MKAGTEREVKLRPGPGLRRVELDGRPIPDRTLTSIYHDTDDLRLARAGITLRLRLSDEETVWQLKLPHDAAREELEWPAPSRRVPGEVKALLVAHTRGRPFVAVATLRTERSGVVVTDGGVDIAEVVDDRVDVLADDAVVDRFEEIEVELVDGDQHDLERLERLFIEAGARPSDAPSKVFRALGGRPRSGVKVKAKGARRVLARGLLEQYAELLAHDPGTRLGVDPEELHDHRSAVRRLRAQLRAGRPLLDRTWADDLRGALKRVGRTLAPARDLDVLIAQIEDDRKRLPERERRGAAGVVEALHARRARAQTELLAELSEPWYVSTLNRVEGAVANPRFAGSGSLRRGVRREHRRARRIVRKLPELPTDAQLHALRRAVRNGRYAAELAAAGGDRKARRYAKRAKALQDVLGQHQDAVVATAVLAEVGRDLSRPAARTACAALVEIQAERRAAARDRLAKGWKRLEARAV